A region from the Arachis ipaensis cultivar K30076 chromosome B01, Araip1.1, whole genome shotgun sequence genome encodes:
- the LOC107641077 gene encoding VAMP-like protein YKT61, whose protein sequence is MKITALFVLKCNATTTTDGSDPPILANATDVSQFGYFQRSSVREFIVFIARTVAKRTPQGQRQSVQHEEYKVHAYNRNGLCALGVMDDHYPVRSAFSLLNKVMDEYQKSFGESWRTVDKDSTQSWPFLDEALIKFQDPHEADKLLKIQKDLDETKIILHQTIESVLARGEKLDSLVEKSSDLSAASQMFYKQAKQTNQCCTVL, encoded by the exons ATGAAGATCACAGCTCTATTCGTTTTGAAATGCAACGCCACTACCACCACTGATGGATCGGATCCACCAATTCTGGCTAACGCCACCGACGTAAGCCAGTTCGGTTATTTTCAGCGTTCCTCCGTCCGAGAATTCATCGTCTTCATCGCTCGCACCGTCGCCAAACGCACTCCTCAAGGCCAACGCCAATCCGTCCAACACGAAG AGTATAAGGTTCATGCTTACAACCGTAATGGCCTCTGTGCTTTGGGGGTTATGGATGATCACTATCCAGTTCGAAGTGCATTCTCTCTTCTCAACAAG GTGATGGATGAGTATCAGAAAAGTTTTGGCGAGTCATGGAGAACTGTTGACAAAGATAGTACTCAATCATGGCCCTTTCTGGATGAAGCTTTGATCAAATTCCAG GACCCTCATGAAGCTGACAAGTTATTGAAAATTCAGAAGGATTTAGATGAAACAAAAATCATTCTT CACCAGACTATTGAGAGTGTTCTTGCAAGAGGGGAGAAGCTAGATAGCTTAGTTGAGAAGAGTTCTGATCTAAGTGCAGCATCACAG ATGTTCTACAAGCAGGCAAAACAAACCAACCAGTGTTGTACGGTTTTGTAG
- the LOC107641095 gene encoding temperature-induced lipocalin-1 isoform X1: MKVVKGLDVERYMGRWYEIASFPSFFQPKNGENTRATYTLNDDGTVHVLNETYANGKKVSIEGTAYKADPKNDEAKLKVKFYVPPFLPIIPVVGDYWVLYIDDDYQYAVIGGPTTKYLWIRAKQLDKLDMMIISMLSLANPCRKYLWILSRQNRLDEEIFNMLVQKAKDEGYDVSKLHKTPQSETPPEGEEGPKDTKGIWWIKSLLGK, translated from the exons ATGAAGGTGGTGAAGGGCCTTGATGTGGAGAGGTACATGGGTAGATGGTATGAGATAGCGAGTTTCCCTTCATTCTTTCAGCCAAAGAATGGTGAGAACACAAGAGCCACATACACACTCAATGATGATGGAACTGTGCATGTGCTCAATGAGACTTATGCTAATGGCAAGAAGGTCTCCATTGAAGGAACTGCATACAAGGCCGATCCGAAAAACGATGAGGCGAAGCTCAAGGTCAAGTTCTATGTCCCTCCATTCTTACCCATCATCCCTGTTGTTGGAGACTACTGGGTTTTGTACATCGATGATGATTATCAATATGCTGTGATTGGAGGGCCAACCACCAAATATCTTTGG ATTAGAGCCAAACAACTTGATAAGCTAGATATGATGATTATCAGTATGCTCTCATTGGCCAACCCCTGTAGGAAATATCTTTGG ATATTGTCAAGGCAGAACCGATTAGATGAGGAGATCTTCAATATGCTTGTTCAGAAAGCTAAGGATGAGGGGTATGATGTGAGCAAACTCCACAAGACTCCACAGAGTGAGACACCACCAGAGGGAGAAGAAGGCCCCAAAGACACCAAAGGCATTTGGTGGATCAAATCCCTTTTAGGGAAATAG
- the LOC107641070 gene encoding temperature-induced lipocalin-1-like — protein MAERPMRHCLFLLASLLLLTTVATSNATTVVKNLDLKRYMGRWYEIARFPTFFEKSNAVDTRATYTLNDNGTVHVLNEDFVDGKRSYVEGIAYKADPNSDEAKLKVKFYVPPSVPLFPVIGDYWVLYIDQDYQNAVVGGPTKIFLWILSRKSHIDDATYKELVEKAKNEGYDVSKLRKTPQSEKPPPAAEEGV, from the exons ATGGCTGAAAGACCCATGCGCCACTGTTTATTTCTTCTAGCTTCACTACTACTGCTCACCACGGTGGCTACTAGCAACGCCACAACCGTGGTGAAGAACCTAGACCTAAAGAGGTACATGGGTAGATGGTATGAGATAGCGCGTTTCCCGACATTCTTTGAGAAGAGTAATGCTGTGGACACTAGGGCCACATACACACTCAATGATAATGGAACCGTTCATGTTCTCAATGAAGATTTTGTTGATGGCAAGAGGAGTTATGTTGAAGGAATTGCATACAAGGCTGATCCCAATAGCGATGAAGCCAAGCTTAAGGTCAAGTTCTATGTGCCTCCCTCCGTTCCCTTATTCCCTGTTATTGGCGATTATTGGGTTCTCTATATCGATCAGGATTATCAGAATGCTGTCGTTGGTGGACCAACTAAGATATTTCTTTGG ATATTATCAAGGAAGAGCCATATAGATGATGCAACGTACAAGGAGCTCGTTGAGAAAGCAAAGAATGAGGGTTATGACGTGAGCAAACTCCGTAAGACTCCACAGAGTGAGAAACCACCACCAGCAGCGGAAGAAGGCGTTTAA
- the LOC107641095 gene encoding temperature-induced lipocalin-1 isoform X2 yields MKVVKGLDVERYMGRWYEIASFPSFFQPKNGENTRATYTLNDDGTVHVLNETYANGKKVSIEGTAYKADPKNDEAKLKVKFYVPPFLPIIPVVGDYWVLYIDDDYQYAVIGGPTTKYLWILSRQNRLDEEIFNMLVQKAKDEGYDVSKLHKTPQSETPPEGEEGPKDTKGIWWIKSLLGK; encoded by the exons ATGAAGGTGGTGAAGGGCCTTGATGTGGAGAGGTACATGGGTAGATGGTATGAGATAGCGAGTTTCCCTTCATTCTTTCAGCCAAAGAATGGTGAGAACACAAGAGCCACATACACACTCAATGATGATGGAACTGTGCATGTGCTCAATGAGACTTATGCTAATGGCAAGAAGGTCTCCATTGAAGGAACTGCATACAAGGCCGATCCGAAAAACGATGAGGCGAAGCTCAAGGTCAAGTTCTATGTCCCTCCATTCTTACCCATCATCCCTGTTGTTGGAGACTACTGGGTTTTGTACATCGATGATGATTATCAATATGCTGTGATTGGAGGGCCAACCACCAAATATCTTTGG ATATTGTCAAGGCAGAACCGATTAGATGAGGAGATCTTCAATATGCTTGTTCAGAAAGCTAAGGATGAGGGGTATGATGTGAGCAAACTCCACAAGACTCCACAGAGTGAGACACCACCAGAGGGAGAAGAAGGCCCCAAAGACACCAAAGGCATTTGGTGGATCAAATCCCTTTTAGGGAAATAG
- the LOC107641085 gene encoding temperature-induced lipocalin-1 → MAEKEMSVVRNLDVKRYMGRWYEIASFPSRFQPKNGVDTRATYTLNEDGTVHVLNETWSDGKRGFIEGTAYKADPNSDEAKLKVKFYVPPFLPIIPVTGDYWVLFIDDDYQYALIGQPSRRYLWILSRQNRLDEEIFNELVQKAKDVGYDVSKLHKTPQSETPPEGEEGPKDTKGIWWIKSILGR, encoded by the exons ATGGCGGAGAAAGAGATGTCTGTGGTGAGGAACCTGGATGTGAAACGTTACATGGGTCGGTGGTACGAGATAGCGTCCTTCCCATCAAGGTTCCAACCTAAAAATGGTGTTGACACGAGAGCCACCTACACTCTCAACGAGGATGGAACCGTGCACGTGCTCAATGAGACTTGGAGTGATGGCAAAAGAGGCTTCATTGAAGGTACTGCATACAAGGCTGATCCCAATAGCGATGAAGCTAAGCTCAAGGTCAAGTTCTATGTTCCTCCATTCTTGCCTATCATCCCTGTTACTGGTGACTATTGGGTTCTCTTCATTGATGATGATTATCAGTATGCTCTCATTGGCCAACCCAGTAGGAGATATCTTTGG ATATTGTCAAGGCAGAACCGATTAGATGAGGAGATCTTCAATGAGCTTGTTCAGAAAGCTAAGGATGTGGGGTATGATGTGAGCAAACTCCACAAGACTCCACAGAGTGAGACACCACCAGAGGGAGAAGAAGGCCCCAAAGACACCAAAGGCATTTGGTGGATCAAATCCATTCTGGGGAGATAG